A portion of the Ptiloglossa arizonensis isolate GNS036 chromosome 11, iyPtiAriz1_principal, whole genome shotgun sequence genome contains these proteins:
- the LOC143152836 gene encoding lysosomal acid glucosylceramidase-like — protein MWKSFLLIAFFFAIGNANECVPRSFGTNRIVCVCNSTYCDGLPEDRPEVPQDGSSYWYVSDREGRRLELSTVEFGACQNLLCETFITVDSTKRYQKVLGFGGAFTDSAGINIKSLSKATQQRLLRSYYDPKTGSKYSIGRIPIAGTDFSTRPYTYDDYYDDTLLKYFSLAIEDYEYKIPYATQAKNLNPEMIFFSEAWSAPAWMKTNNQINGAGGFLKKEYYQLWADYILRFLHEYKRNGLNIWAVTTGNEPFDTYILNDPLTNMGWTPETMAEWVANNLGPTLADSIFNNTLIMALDDQRFNLPWYIKRVFNNKKAEKYISGTATHWYADDLIPAFVLDQTHNDFPDKFLMMTEACEGFDSTPEEKVILGSWERGEKYMLSIIEYLNNWYVGWIDWNIALDDKGGPNWISNNVDSPIIVNATSDEFYKQPMYYALKHFSRFIDRGSVRLSVTDTDTVKSTAFLTPSNEVVVVLYNSNQHSKLVVLEDLQKGRVCLELSPLSMNTFKYKLY, from the exons ATGTGGAAGTCGTTTCTACTTATTGCATTTTTCTTCGCCATAG GTAACGCGAACGAATGCGTGCCTCGTAGTTTCGGTACCAACCGAATCGTATGCGTTTGCAATTCAACGTACTGCGATGGATTACCGGAAGATCGACCGGAAGTCCCACAAGATGGAAGTTCTTACTGGTACGTTTCGGACAGGGAAGGACGCAGACTGGAACTGTCAACGGTGGAATTTGGCGCTTGTCAAAACTTGCTATGCGAAACATTCATAACCGTAGATAGTACGAAGAGGTATCAAAAGGTTTTAGGATTCGGAGGCGCCTTCACCGATTCTGCTGGTATAAATATAAAGTCGCTCAGCAAGGCCACTCAACAACGCCTACTTCG ATCCTACTACGATCCAAAGACAGGAAGCAAATACTCGATAGGTCGCATACCAATCGCTGGTACCGATTTCTCAACGAGACCGTACACGTACGACGACTATTATGACGATACCTtgctgaaatatttttcactcgcGATCGAAGATTACGAATATAAAATACCATACGCAACGCAGGCCAAAAATTTAAATCCTGAAATGATATTCTTCAGCGAAGCGTGGTCTGCCCCAGCATGGATGAAAACCAACAATCAAATCAATGGAGCCGGTG GTTTCCTCAAGAAAGAATACTATCAACTGTGGGCCGATTATATCTTAAGATTCCTGCACGAGTATAAAAGGAACGGTTTGAACATATGGGCTGTTACAACGGGTAATGAGCCATTCGATACCTACATACTGAACGATCCTCTCACCAACATGGGGTGGACTCCGGAAACTATGGCCGAATGGGTCGCTAATAACTTGGGACCTACTCTAGCCGACTCGATATTCAATAATACACTAATTATGGCTCTGGACGATCAAAGATTTAATTTGCCCTGGTACATAAAACGAGtatttaacaataaaaaagCGGAAAAGTACATTTCGGGAACAGCGACGCATTGGTACGCAGATGACCTCATTCCTGCATTCGTATTGGACCAAACGCACAACGACTTCCCAGACAAATTCCTCATGATGACCGAGGCATGCGAAG GATTCGATTCAACTCCCGAAGAGAAAGTCATATTAGGATCgtgggagagaggagagaagtaCATGTTAAGTATAATCGAG TATCTGAACAACTGGTATGTCGGATGGATAGATTGGAATATAGCTCTGGACGACAAAGGTGGACCAAATTGGATTAGTAACAACGTTGATTCGCCCATTATTGTGAACGCTACATCGGATGAATTTTACAAACAACCGATGTATTACGCTCTGAAACATTTCAGTAGATTCATAGATAGAGGATCCGTCAGGCTTTCCGTCACGGATACCGATACCGTCAAGAGTACAGCCTTCCTGACACCTTCCAACGAGGTTGTTGTTGTACTGTACAACAG TAACCAGCACTCA